A single region of the Sphaeramia orbicularis chromosome 6, fSphaOr1.1, whole genome shotgun sequence genome encodes:
- the LOC115421148 gene encoding scavenger receptor cysteine-rich type 1 protein M130-like isoform X2, with protein sequence MSLCCCGSTDSVRLVHGYSLCSGRLEVRSNQSWSLVCEEDLDLNDTQVVCWELGCEAPSLLQGALYGEGEAPVWTSELQCEGHESAVVDCRRSSSAGKTCLPGTAAGLTCTDPGGVRLVGQPSHCAGALEIQQQGQWRSVGDLYGDWDLKSGSVVCQHLDCGSAVSVNNTRASSSRPVWLVSVPCLKLKSGLKDCVGLDGFHSLSGMAVVCSDLLPQPNISLSDGVFEVYQLGFRVLMGSDFTITCSIQPQYPGGSFQLISDTKEPLDLTLPAVNHSTHFLLSAMGYAHRGNYTCVYHVDVFNHRFLSSQSPALYLTVGESVTNLIIRVVVIVPALLIFDICLFFYNKVSVRRIRMKAETTTMRVQEETSHL encoded by the exons atgtctctgtgttgttgtgggtccacagactctgtcagactggtccatggttacagtctgtgttcaggcagactggaggtccggtccaaccagtcctggtccttagtgtgtgaagaggatttggatcttaacgatacccaggtggtctgttGGGAGCTGGGCTGTGAGGCTCCTTCGCTCCTCCAGGGGGcactctatggagagggggaggctccagtctggaccagtgagctccagtgtgaaggacatGAGTCTGCTGTCGTagactgtagaaggtccagctcagctgggaagacctgcttaccaggaacagctgctggactcacctgtacag atccaggtggtgtcaggttggtgggacagccgagccacTGTGCTGGTGCTTTGGAGATCCAACAGCAGGGACAATGGAGATCAGTAGGAGACCTCTATGgagactgggacctgaagtctggatctgtggtgtgtcaacatctggactgtggatcagctgtttcagtcaacaacACACGAGCTTCTTCATCCAGACCTGTGTGGTTGGTGTCTGTTCCTTGTCTAAAGCTGAAATCTGGGCTGAAGGACTGTGTTGGACTAGATGGTTTCCATAGTCTCTCTGGAATggctgtggtgtgttcag atctgctgcctcagcccaacatctccctgtctgacggggtctttgaggtctaccagctGGGCTTCCGGGTGCTCAtgggctccgacttcaccatcacatgctccatccaaccacagtacccaggaggctccttccagctgatctccgacaccaagGAGCCGCTGGACCTCACACtgccagctgtcaatcactccacccacttcctgttgtctgccatgggctatgcccaccgagggaactacacatgtgtttatcatgtgGACGTTTTCAACCACAGATTTTTGTcatctcagagccccgccctctatctcactgttGGAG AATCtgtgacaaatctgatcatcagggtagTGGTCATCGTCCcggctctgctcatatttgataTTTGCCTCTTCTTCTACAATAAG GTCTCCGTGAGGCGGATCCGAATGAAGGCGGAGACAACCACAATGAGAGTTCAGGAAGAAACATCCCATTTGTAG
- the LOC115421148 gene encoding scavenger receptor cysteine-rich type 1 protein M130-like isoform X1, translating into MSLCCCGSTDSVRLVHGYSLCSGRLEVRSNQSWSLVCEEDLDLNDTQVVCWELGCEAPSLLQGALYGEGEAPVWTSELQCEGHESAVVDCRRSSSAGKTCLPGTAAGLTCTDPGGVRLVGQPSHCAGALEIQQQGQWRSVGDLYGDWDLKSGSVVCQHLDCGSAVSVNNTRASSSRPVWLVSVPCLKLKSGLKDCVGLDGFHSLSGMAVVCSDLLPQPNISLSDGVFEVYQLGFRVLMGSDFTITCSIQPQYPGGSFQLISDTKEPLDLTLPAVNHSTHFLLSAMGYAHRGNYTCVYHVDVFNHRFLSSQSPALYLTVGESVTNLIIRVVVIVPALLIFDICLFFYNKVCSHLSSVDPLDFRLSHTHRSLNWTCVLPCFFQVSVRRIRMKAETTTMRVQEETSHL; encoded by the exons atgtctctgtgttgttgtgggtccacagactctgtcagactggtccatggttacagtctgtgttcaggcagactggaggtccggtccaaccagtcctggtccttagtgtgtgaagaggatttggatcttaacgatacccaggtggtctgttGGGAGCTGGGCTGTGAGGCTCCTTCGCTCCTCCAGGGGGcactctatggagagggggaggctccagtctggaccagtgagctccagtgtgaaggacatGAGTCTGCTGTCGTagactgtagaaggtccagctcagctgggaagacctgcttaccaggaacagctgctggactcacctgtacag atccaggtggtgtcaggttggtgggacagccgagccacTGTGCTGGTGCTTTGGAGATCCAACAGCAGGGACAATGGAGATCAGTAGGAGACCTCTATGgagactgggacctgaagtctggatctgtggtgtgtcaacatctggactgtggatcagctgtttcagtcaacaacACACGAGCTTCTTCATCCAGACCTGTGTGGTTGGTGTCTGTTCCTTGTCTAAAGCTGAAATCTGGGCTGAAGGACTGTGTTGGACTAGATGGTTTCCATAGTCTCTCTGGAATggctgtggtgtgttcag atctgctgcctcagcccaacatctccctgtctgacggggtctttgaggtctaccagctGGGCTTCCGGGTGCTCAtgggctccgacttcaccatcacatgctccatccaaccacagtacccaggaggctccttccagctgatctccgacaccaagGAGCCGCTGGACCTCACACtgccagctgtcaatcactccacccacttcctgttgtctgccatgggctatgcccaccgagggaactacacatgtgtttatcatgtgGACGTTTTCAACCACAGATTTTTGTcatctcagagccccgccctctatctcactgttGGAG AATCtgtgacaaatctgatcatcagggtagTGGTCATCGTCCcggctctgctcatatttgataTTTGCCTCTTCTTCTACAATAAGGTATGTTCACATCTTTCCTCAGTGGATCCATTGGACTTCAGACTGAGTCACACACACAGgagtctgaactggacatgtgTGCTGCCATGTTTTTTCCAGGTCTCCGTGAGGCGGATCCGAATGAAGGCGGAGACAACCACAATGAGAGTTCAGGAAGAAACATCCCATTTGTAG